Proteins encoded within one genomic window of Synechococcus sp. PCC 7335:
- a CDS encoding YggT family protein: protein MPAQIIAPIIQGVSTFLSIYLVLIFIRILLSWFPNIDWSNSVFSTLSQLTDPYLNIFRGIIPPIGGLDLSAIIAIFALQILSGLVASAGNQIVAMAYYSAY, encoded by the coding sequence ATGCCCGCACAGATTATCGCTCCTATCATTCAAGGAGTGTCTACATTCCTTAGTATCTACCTTGTACTAATCTTTATTCGTATCTTACTCAGTTGGTTTCCCAATATTGACTGGTCTAATTCTGTATTTTCTACGCTTTCGCAGCTTACGGACCCATATTTGAACATATTTCGCGGCATCATACCGCCAATCGGTGGCCTGGATCTTTCTGCCATCATCGCTATCTTTGCGCTACAGATACTTTCTGGATTAGTAGCCAGCGCGGGTAATCAAATTGTTGCAATGGCTTACTATTCTGCTTACTGA
- the upp gene encoding uracil phosphoribosyltransferase, which produces MAPQLRIHVPPHPLIKHWLGVVRSATTPTGVFRSGMTELGRWLAYEAVRDWLPTTDMTIETPLTTCPATFVDPDVPVVVIPILRAGLALVEGIQSALPNSYTYHIGLARNEETLEPFWYLNRLPERFEPNTRVVISEPMMATGGTMMATMAELTQRGADPALVRIISVVVAPPALQKIAESYPTVGVYTAIIDEGLDENGFIVPGLGDAGDRTFGT; this is translated from the coding sequence ATGGCTCCGCAACTGCGTATTCACGTTCCACCTCATCCCTTGATCAAGCATTGGTTAGGCGTTGTCCGTAGCGCCACTACACCAACAGGCGTCTTTCGCAGCGGAATGACAGAGTTAGGACGCTGGCTAGCCTACGAAGCAGTGCGCGACTGGCTACCAACTACGGATATGACAATAGAAACACCTCTGACAACATGTCCGGCGACTTTTGTTGACCCAGATGTACCAGTCGTTGTAATTCCTATTTTGCGTGCGGGTTTAGCGCTAGTAGAGGGCATTCAGAGCGCGTTACCGAATAGCTATACTTATCATATTGGGTTGGCTAGGAATGAGGAAACACTCGAACCTTTCTGGTATCTCAACAGGCTGCCAGAAAGGTTCGAGCCAAACACTAGAGTGGTGATCAGTGAGCCCATGATGGCAACAGGCGGCACGATGATGGCGACAATGGCTGAATTGACCCAGCGGGGCGCAGACCCAGCACTGGTGAGAATCATTTCGGTAGTCGTTGCCCCACCTGCCTTGCAAAAGATTGCTGAGTCGTATCCAACGGTGGGGGTGTATACAGCGATTATCGATGAGGGATTAGATGAGAATGGATTTATTGTGCCAGGGTTGGGCGACGCAGGCGATCGCACTTTTGGCACATAA
- the phnE gene encoding phosphonate ABC transporter, permease protein PhnE has translation MSLFTDKKSSLNDSDKNFTEQYELSVSPAVLEMQKRDRLTSAQVVRRLAGITTTIAMLWYAGVVSEIDLAELLEGGGTMGEYVGRYFPPDFSDWSSYLADIIETIGMGIWGTLLAVFVAAPLSILASSNLCPFWIVQPTRRLLDAMRAINEIVFALVFVVAVGLGPFAGVLAIFVHTAGILGKLFSEAIENIDVGQIEGVRATGASKLQEILFGVVPQVIPLWISFVLYRFESNVRSATVLGIVGAGGIGVSLYQSFRSFDYTKVCAILLILIVAVGLIDAASAWLRRQFI, from the coding sequence ATGTCTCTTTTTACTGATAAGAAATCTTCTCTGAATGACTCAGACAAAAACTTTACTGAACAGTATGAGCTATCAGTATCGCCTGCTGTTTTGGAGATGCAAAAGCGTGATCGCCTAACCTCAGCTCAAGTTGTTAGACGGCTAGCAGGCATCACCACAACTATCGCCATGCTCTGGTACGCCGGTGTCGTTAGTGAGATTGACCTCGCGGAGCTACTCGAGGGTGGCGGTACGATGGGAGAGTATGTCGGCCGCTACTTTCCACCAGATTTTTCCGACTGGTCATCCTATCTTGCTGACATCATCGAAACTATCGGTATGGGTATATGGGGAACGCTACTTGCCGTATTTGTGGCCGCGCCGCTCTCTATCCTAGCCTCTAGTAATCTCTGTCCCTTTTGGATTGTGCAGCCCACAAGAAGACTATTGGACGCGATGAGAGCCATCAATGAGATTGTGTTTGCGTTGGTATTCGTTGTAGCTGTTGGCTTAGGCCCTTTTGCAGGCGTACTTGCTATCTTCGTTCATACTGCTGGTATTTTAGGAAAGCTCTTTTCTGAAGCGATTGAGAATATAGATGTTGGACAAATCGAAGGCGTACGCGCTACAGGTGCTAGCAAACTTCAAGAGATTCTCTTTGGTGTGGTTCCTCAGGTAATTCCACTCTGGATTTCCTTTGTGCTCTATCGGTTTGAGTCTAATGTACGCTCGGCTACCGTGCTTGGCATTGTCGGTGCAGGGGGTATTGGCGTCTCTCTCTATCAAAGCTTTCGCTCTTTTGACTACACGAAAGTGTGTGCAATTTTACTGATTCTTATTGTGGCAGTCGGTTTGATTGATGCAGCGTCTGCGTGGCTGCGACGACAGTTTATCTAG
- a CDS encoding helix-turn-helix transcriptional regulator, which produces MDESSLEDLADAFAALGQPSRLRIVRLLLSAYPEGLPVGEIQKELGIAGATLSHHLDKLRQVGIVTSKKDRQWIWYRAEEKSLTRLIDFLFEECCTRNHVVSIEHVGQTIANSASNPGCCD; this is translated from the coding sequence ATGGACGAGTCATCGCTTGAGGATCTAGCAGATGCATTTGCCGCTTTAGGTCAGCCGTCACGGCTGAGAATTGTGCGTCTGCTGCTGTCTGCTTATCCTGAAGGCTTGCCTGTTGGGGAAATTCAGAAGGAGCTAGGGATTGCAGGCGCAACGCTATCCCACCATCTTGATAAGCTGCGTCAGGTAGGCATTGTGACCTCTAAAAAGGATCGGCAGTGGATTTGGTACCGCGCTGAAGAAAAGTCGCTAACTCGCTTAATTGACTTTTTGTTTGAGGAGTGCTGCACGCGCAACCACGTCGTGAGCATCGAGCATGTTGGTCAGACCATTGCTAACAGCGCATCGAATCCTGGCTGCTGTGACTGA
- the accB gene encoding acetyl-CoA carboxylase biotin carboxyl carrier protein: protein MNFKELCELVTAIDQTDIAELTLKNDEFELTLRKPSALQPEVVLSAAPSTTPAAPIEPAAPISPPAPISTPAEPTTPSTPAIDASLVEITSPMVGTFYRSPAPDESAFVEVGDRIQSGQTVCIIEAMKLMNELEAEVSGEIVAILVENAEPIEFGQPLMRVKLAK from the coding sequence GTGAACTTTAAAGAACTCTGCGAGTTGGTAACGGCTATAGACCAGACTGACATCGCTGAGCTAACCCTAAAAAACGATGAATTTGAACTGACGCTTCGTAAACCTTCTGCGCTCCAGCCAGAAGTTGTTCTTAGCGCAGCTCCAAGTACTACGCCCGCCGCGCCCATTGAGCCAGCAGCACCAATCTCGCCGCCGGCTCCTATTAGTACGCCAGCAGAGCCTACTACTCCGTCTACACCAGCGATTGATGCGTCTTTAGTCGAGATCACCTCGCCAATGGTCGGTACGTTCTATCGATCGCCCGCGCCGGATGAGTCTGCCTTCGTAGAAGTAGGCGATCGCATCCAGTCGGGTCAAACAGTATGCATCATCGAGGCAATGAAGCTAATGAACGAGCTAGAAGCCGAAGTGTCTGGCGAAATTGTAGCCATTCTGGTAGAAAATGCTGAACCGATCGAATTTGGACAGCCACTGATGCGAGTAAAACTTGCTAAGTAA
- a CDS encoding permease, with the protein MAVSVLTRLNRSVRRLDSVFLAMALIVLALTFIDPAQANVSLTATLWHLVEVTPFLLLSIGIAASAQASGADNLIGKAFQGRVAVMIPIASLFGALSPFCSCGVIPLIAALLTIGVPVAGVMAFWLSSPLMDPSMFVLTLGTLGLKFAIAKAVATVAIGLLGGFGTLLLIRLGVAKASFFDPLKEGANDGGCAGSSVRNPKPVVWWFWLEKKRWQKFWKGARKSAWFLGKWLALAFLLETLMLAYVPDGWIGAVGGDDSLFSIVVAAFIGAPAYLNGYAALPLVDGLISQRMNPGAGMAFLLAGGATSIPAMIAVFALARRPVFFAYLGFAFIGSVLAGLVFSAVI; encoded by the coding sequence ATGGCTGTTAGTGTGCTCACTCGATTGAACCGCAGCGTGCGGCGACTAGATAGCGTGTTTTTAGCAATGGCATTGATCGTCTTAGCGCTCACGTTTATTGATCCTGCGCAAGCTAACGTCAGCCTTACTGCTACCCTTTGGCATCTTGTCGAGGTCACGCCTTTTCTACTGCTCTCTATTGGGATTGCTGCTTCTGCCCAGGCTAGCGGCGCCGATAATCTGATTGGAAAAGCATTTCAAGGCCGCGTTGCTGTCATGATTCCAATCGCGTCACTATTTGGTGCACTCTCTCCTTTTTGCTCTTGCGGCGTTATTCCGCTAATTGCTGCGCTGTTGACGATAGGGGTTCCGGTGGCGGGCGTTATGGCTTTTTGGTTATCATCACCGCTGATGGATCCTTCTATGTTTGTGCTGACGTTAGGCACATTGGGGTTAAAGTTTGCGATCGCTAAGGCTGTCGCAACTGTCGCCATTGGGCTGCTCGGCGGTTTTGGCACACTATTGCTCATTCGCCTAGGCGTTGCAAAAGCGTCTTTCTTCGATCCGCTCAAAGAAGGTGCAAATGATGGCGGCTGTGCTGGCAGCAGCGTTCGGAATCCAAAGCCTGTCGTCTGGTGGTTCTGGCTAGAGAAGAAGCGTTGGCAGAAGTTTTGGAAGGGAGCGCGCAAGAGCGCCTGGTTTTTGGGCAAGTGGCTAGCTCTCGCTTTTCTGCTAGAGACTCTGATGCTGGCGTATGTGCCTGATGGTTGGATCGGCGCAGTGGGTGGGGATGATAGCTTATTTTCAATCGTTGTGGCTGCTTTTATCGGTGCGCCTGCCTATCTCAATGGATATGCGGCCCTACCGCTGGTCGATGGACTCATCTCTCAGAGAATGAATCCTGGTGCAGGTATGGCTTTCTTGCTAGCAGGTGGGGCGACTAGCATCCCGGCGATGATTGCAGTGTTTGCATTAGCACGTCGTCCTGTTTTTTTCGCGTATCTCGGCTTTGCCTTTATAGGCTCTGTTCTAGCGGGTCTTGTCTTTAGCGCTGTTATCTAA
- the efp gene encoding elongation factor P gives MISSNDFRTGTSIEIDGSVWRVVEFLHVKPGKGSAFVRTKLKNAQTGNTLERTFRAGEMVPQAILEKRNKQYTYRDGDQYVFMDMETYEESRLNADQIGDAVKYLKEEMEVTVLTWDERVLEVELPNTVVLEITQTDPGVKGDTATGGTKPATVETGAQVMVPLFISQGERIKIDTRNDTYLGRET, from the coding sequence ATGATCTCTAGCAATGATTTCCGCACCGGTACCAGTATCGAAATCGATGGCTCCGTGTGGCGCGTCGTTGAGTTTTTGCACGTCAAACCTGGCAAAGGCTCTGCTTTTGTGCGTACTAAGCTGAAAAATGCGCAGACAGGCAACACGCTCGAACGGACTTTTAGGGCGGGCGAGATGGTGCCTCAGGCAATACTTGAAAAGAGAAACAAGCAATACACCTATAGAGACGGCGATCAATACGTCTTTATGGATATGGAAACTTACGAGGAAAGTCGGCTCAACGCTGATCAAATTGGTGATGCTGTGAAGTATCTCAAAGAAGAAATGGAAGTAACCGTTTTGACTTGGGATGAGCGAGTTCTAGAAGTAGAACTGCCCAACACTGTCGTTTTAGAGATCACTCAGACTGATCCAGGAGTCAAGGGTGATACGGCTACTGGAGGAACCAAACCTGCCACCGTTGAAACGGGCGCTCAGGTGATGGTACCGCTGTTCATTTCTCAGGGTGAAAGAATCAAAATCGACACTCGTAACGATACCTATCTAGGTCGTGAAACCTAA
- the phnC gene encoding phosphonate ABC transporter ATP-binding protein, whose product MVSVKNESVDTSKSDFAPPTLSAVAVSRLSKSFRNIPALCGVDLTIKVGEMVALVGASGSGKSTLLRTMNGLQLADSGEIKIFDTPLQADGKLHSKARRLRSQVGFIFQQFNLVNRLSVLENVLIGNLSQVSPLRSAFRLFSKTEKIRALSALDRVGILNQAYKRAALLSGGQQQRVAIARCLMQGAKIILADEPIASLDPESARRVMELLVELNRTGGLTVITSLHQVQMVRFYCDRAIALRDGTVQYDGPIVDLLDDRLSNIYGAAAEELVHRGHAEILTR is encoded by the coding sequence TTGGTTTCTGTCAAAAACGAAAGTGTAGATACTTCTAAGTCTGACTTTGCACCACCGACCCTGTCAGCGGTAGCAGTGTCTCGCCTTAGTAAAAGCTTCCGTAATATTCCAGCGTTGTGCGGTGTTGATTTGACTATTAAAGTCGGAGAGATGGTGGCGCTAGTGGGCGCATCTGGCTCCGGGAAGTCTACGCTGCTTAGAACGATGAACGGTTTGCAGCTTGCAGATAGTGGTGAGATAAAGATATTTGATACGCCGTTGCAGGCAGATGGAAAACTCCATTCAAAAGCGCGACGATTGCGTAGTCAAGTTGGCTTTATTTTTCAGCAGTTTAATCTCGTCAATCGTCTCAGCGTTTTAGAGAATGTACTGATTGGCAACTTGTCTCAGGTTTCACCTTTACGCTCAGCTTTTCGTCTTTTCAGCAAGACGGAAAAAATAAGGGCTTTATCAGCGTTAGATAGAGTTGGAATTTTGAACCAAGCCTATAAAAGAGCTGCGCTGCTTTCAGGCGGACAGCAGCAGCGGGTGGCGATCGCCCGCTGCTTGATGCAAGGGGCAAAGATAATCTTAGCCGACGAACCTATCGCTTCGCTCGATCCAGAATCGGCAAGACGGGTGATGGAGCTGCTAGTCGAACTCAACCGGACAGGCGGGTTGACAGTGATTACCTCTTTGCACCAGGTGCAGATGGTTCGATTCTATTGTGATCGCGCGATCGCCCTACGAGACGGAACCGTTCAATACGACGGACCTATTGTTGATCTTCTAGACGATCGCCTCAGCAATATATATGGCGCTGCTGCTGAAGAGCTCGTTCACCGTGGTCACGCCGAAATTCTAACCAGATAG
- a CDS encoding ArsI/CadI family heavy metal resistance metalloenzyme, which produces MATYKTHIALKVFDVERSVAFYQALFETPPTKHKVGYAKLDIENPSLNLTLNATGTPLQTGKLSHFGIQVDSADSVVSAIARLKAAGLNPSEEFNTDCCYALQDKAWISDPDGNFWEIFVVHVADTAPELNIDTAFSQPETAEKDYCAPTCCR; this is translated from the coding sequence ATGGCAACCTACAAAACCCATATTGCATTGAAAGTTTTTGATGTAGAGCGTTCTGTTGCGTTCTATCAAGCTCTATTTGAGACTCCACCTACTAAGCACAAGGTAGGCTATGCCAAGCTTGATATTGAGAATCCATCTTTAAATTTAACGCTGAACGCTACTGGTACGCCTCTGCAGACCGGGAAGCTATCCCATTTTGGGATTCAGGTGGATAGTGCAGACTCAGTGGTTAGCGCGATCGCCCGACTAAAAGCCGCCGGACTCAACCCCTCAGAAGAGTTCAACACAGACTGCTGCTATGCCCTACAAGACAAAGCCTGGATTAGTGATCCGGATGGTAATTTCTGGGAAATTTTCGTAGTCCACGTTGCAGATACTGCACCTGAACTGAATATCGATACGGCTTTTAGCCAACCTGAAACCGCTGAGAAAGATTACTGCGCTCCCACTTGCTGCAGGTAA
- the phnD gene encoding phosphonate ABC transporter substrate-binding protein, whose protein sequence is MRNPIKNTTFTKCATFCSAVLFSTTVLASCSGSATVDEQTSADPVATGGACAPELTELEFGIISTESQANQKPKWEPFVAALSDALGRDVNASYATDYAGVIEAMGAGKVQMAWFGGKSYIEAAERSDAEAFAQTVGSDGSKGYYAYLITNKENPILADIDVEAGNGDEYVVENAGNLTFAFNDPNSTSGFLVPSYYVFAQNDVNPEEAFSELVFAGSHEATALAVANDQVDVATNNSESLVEVEKNDPEAFENIQVVWTSPEIPSDPIAYRSDLPDCLKGEIQDFFYSYNDETVLGPLEWSGFDEADDTTWNTVRELEIGKTILEVQNDDSLDTAAKEARLEALNQALEAVK, encoded by the coding sequence ATGCGAAACCCTATCAAAAACACCACGTTCACGAAATGTGCAACGTTCTGCTCTGCTGTGCTCTTTAGCACTACCGTACTGGCTAGCTGTAGCGGTAGTGCCACTGTAGATGAACAAACCTCTGCGGATCCTGTCGCCACCGGTGGCGCTTGCGCACCTGAACTAACCGAACTCGAGTTCGGAATCATCTCTACTGAGTCTCAAGCAAACCAAAAGCCAAAGTGGGAACCCTTCGTCGCTGCACTTTCTGATGCACTTGGTCGTGACGTAAATGCGTCTTATGCGACGGACTACGCAGGCGTCATCGAAGCGATGGGCGCAGGCAAAGTTCAGATGGCTTGGTTCGGCGGTAAATCTTACATTGAAGCCGCTGAGCGCTCTGATGCAGAAGCGTTTGCTCAGACCGTTGGCTCTGACGGCAGTAAAGGCTACTACGCTTATCTAATCACGAACAAAGAGAATCCTATCCTGGCTGATATCGATGTAGAAGCTGGCAACGGCGACGAGTACGTTGTTGAAAACGCAGGAAATCTAACCTTCGCTTTTAACGACCCTAACTCTACCTCCGGTTTCTTGGTGCCTAGCTACTATGTATTCGCTCAGAACGATGTGAATCCTGAAGAAGCGTTTAGCGAGTTGGTGTTCGCAGGTAGCCACGAAGCGACTGCCCTAGCAGTTGCCAACGATCAAGTAGACGTTGCTACCAACAACAGTGAATCGCTCGTAGAAGTTGAAAAGAACGATCCCGAAGCGTTCGAAAATATTCAAGTCGTTTGGACTTCTCCTGAGATTCCTAGCGATCCTATCGCGTACCGTAGTGATTTACCAGATTGCTTGAAAGGAGAGATTCAAGACTTCTTCTATAGCTACAACGACGAGACAGTCCTTGGCCCCTTGGAATGGAGTGGCTTTGACGAAGCTGACGACACGACTTGGAACACCGTACGCGAACTAGAGATCGGAAAGACTATTCTAGAAGTTCAAAACGACGACAGTTTGGATACAGCTGCTAAAGAAGCTCGTTTAGAAGCGCTAAATCAAGCGTTAGAAGCAGTCAAATAA
- a CDS encoding threonine/serine dehydratase, with amino-acid sequence MKPEEFKPLIENVYSIISPYVRETPVIRSKTGSFGLDADLVLKLELFQHAGSFKTRGAFSKLLNSAVPLAGVIAASGGNHGAAVAYAAKKLGYPAEIFVPTVSSTTKVDRIRNYGAFLSIGGCDYFEALDKSYVRAAQTNALVIHAFDQWEVIAGQGTVGLEFEKQSPDLDTILVSVGGGGLIGGIAAWYQGHCKVVSIEPERAPTLHDSMAIGERAIVEVGGIAADALGARQVGQMMFPIAQQYVGECVLVDEDSIVKAQQLLWDQWRIVAEPAGVVPIAALISKRYVPQPGEKIGVLICGGNVNLSSFLEALGANVSRNSY; translated from the coding sequence ATGAAGCCGGAAGAGTTTAAACCGCTCATTGAAAACGTCTACAGCATTATTTCTCCCTACGTTCGAGAAACTCCAGTTATTAGGTCAAAAACAGGTAGCTTTGGTCTAGATGCTGATCTTGTTCTAAAGTTAGAGCTGTTTCAGCACGCGGGCTCTTTCAAAACAAGAGGTGCCTTCTCCAAACTTTTGAATAGCGCTGTGCCATTAGCTGGGGTGATTGCGGCATCAGGAGGCAACCATGGTGCGGCAGTTGCCTACGCAGCAAAAAAACTGGGCTATCCAGCTGAAATCTTTGTGCCAACCGTTTCTTCTACAACTAAGGTAGATCGGATTAGGAACTACGGTGCGTTCCTTTCTATAGGTGGCTGTGACTACTTCGAAGCCTTGGACAAAAGCTATGTTCGAGCCGCACAAACGAATGCCTTAGTCATCCATGCTTTTGATCAGTGGGAAGTCATTGCTGGGCAGGGGACAGTAGGGCTGGAGTTCGAGAAACAGTCTCCTGATCTCGATACTATTTTGGTATCGGTAGGCGGGGGTGGTTTGATTGGAGGGATCGCCGCCTGGTATCAAGGTCACTGTAAGGTCGTAAGCATAGAGCCAGAAAGAGCGCCAACTCTACATGATTCTATGGCAATAGGTGAGCGAGCGATTGTAGAAGTCGGCGGTATTGCAGCAGACGCTTTAGGCGCTAGGCAAGTTGGTCAGATGATGTTTCCAATCGCCCAGCAATACGTAGGTGAATGTGTCCTAGTTGATGAAGATTCGATAGTAAAGGCTCAACAGCTACTATGGGATCAGTGGCGGATCGTAGCAGAGCCTGCGGGAGTTGTACCGATTGCTGCTTTGATCTCAAAGCGGTACGTGCCGCAACCAGGAGAAAAGATTGGCGTGCTGATTTGTGGAGGGAATGTAAATCTATCTAGCTTTCTAGAAGCACTGGGTGCCAACGTCAGCCGCAATAGCTATTAA
- a CDS encoding glycogen/starch/alpha-glucan phosphorylase, whose amino-acid sequence MQSKEINTPQVRSTIRVEDDRTGLTPETLKRAFLDNLFYVQGKSPEIASIQDYYMALAYTVRDRMLHHWLSSASTYRAQKSRTAVYLSAEFLMGPYLGNNLINLGLYDVVDEAMADLGLSLPEIMAQEQEPGLGNGGLGRLAACYLDSMATLQIPSLGYGIRYEFGIFKQELQDGWQIERTDKWLANGNPWEIVRPLWAQEVKLGGYTKAYTDNKGSYRVEWVCDRVVKGVPYDTAILGYKVNTATTLRLWKAESPDAFDFEAFNHGDYSGAVNSKVVSENISKVLYPNDEHLEGKQLRLEQQYFFVSCSLQDMIRIMLRDGIPLEQFPEKYTLQMNDTHPAIAVAELMRLLIDVHEFEWDKAWEITQKSLAYTNHTLLPEALERWPIGLFGNLLPRHLEIIFEINRHFLEDVRLKFGQDNERISRMSLIDESGGRYVRMANLACVGSHAINGVAALHTELLKETVLNDFYQLFPEKFINETNGVTPRRWMVLSNPKLTRLINQRIGDEWPTDLFQLKQLESFADDPGFRTEWRQIKQANKEALAVRIERATGVKVSPTSMFDVQIKRIHEYKRQQLNALHIISLYHQLKSNPDLNITPRTFIFAGKAAPGYFMAKLIIKLITSVGRVVNRDPDIRDQLKVVFYPNYNVTNAQPIYPASDLSEQISTAGFEASGTGNMKFAMNGALTIGTLDGANVEIREEVGDDNFFLFGLQAHEVAELKATGYSPRKYYEENEGLRTVIDLIGSGVFSSGDTKMFKPLIDNLLNQDRFMVLADYQAYVDCQKQVDAAYKDQDNWVRMSILNAARMGKFSSDRAIQEYCDQIWNIKPVPVELQEYTKTLSMMTDNSTRLPV is encoded by the coding sequence ATGCAATCCAAAGAGATCAACACACCACAAGTACGTTCCACTATCCGAGTGGAAGATGATCGTACTGGTCTAACGCCAGAAACACTAAAACGGGCGTTTCTAGACAACTTGTTCTATGTACAGGGGAAATCGCCGGAGATTGCCTCTATACAGGACTACTATATGGCATTGGCCTATACGGTGCGCGATCGCATGCTGCACCACTGGCTCAGCTCGGCAAGCACCTACCGGGCTCAAAAGTCGCGGACAGCGGTCTATTTATCAGCAGAGTTTTTGATGGGGCCGTATCTAGGAAACAACCTGATCAACCTAGGTCTATACGATGTAGTAGACGAAGCCATGGCTGATCTGGGCCTAAGTTTGCCCGAAATTATGGCGCAAGAGCAAGAGCCTGGTCTAGGCAACGGTGGTTTGGGTCGACTAGCGGCCTGCTATCTAGATTCGATGGCAACGCTACAAATTCCCTCTCTAGGCTATGGTATTCGCTACGAGTTCGGCATCTTTAAGCAAGAACTTCAAGATGGCTGGCAGATTGAGCGCACCGACAAGTGGCTAGCTAATGGTAATCCTTGGGAAATTGTTCGGCCGCTGTGGGCTCAAGAAGTTAAGCTAGGTGGCTATACCAAAGCATATACCGATAACAAAGGCAGCTACCGGGTAGAATGGGTGTGCGATCGCGTCGTTAAGGGCGTCCCTTACGACACAGCTATTCTTGGCTATAAAGTCAACACAGCCACTACGCTCCGTCTGTGGAAAGCTGAATCGCCTGATGCTTTCGACTTTGAAGCTTTTAACCACGGCGACTACTCCGGTGCGGTCAATTCCAAGGTAGTCTCTGAAAACATCTCCAAAGTGCTCTATCCCAATGATGAGCACCTAGAAGGTAAGCAGCTACGCCTAGAGCAGCAGTACTTCTTTGTCTCTTGCTCTTTGCAAGACATGATTCGAATCATGCTGCGCGATGGCATTCCCCTAGAACAATTCCCAGAAAAATATACGCTGCAAATGAACGATACGCACCCTGCGATCGCCGTCGCAGAACTCATGCGTCTACTCATCGACGTTCACGAATTTGAATGGGATAAAGCCTGGGAAATCACCCAAAAATCCCTTGCCTATACCAACCACACCCTTCTGCCCGAAGCCTTAGAACGCTGGCCTATTGGCTTGTTTGGCAACTTACTTCCCCGCCATCTTGAGATTATTTTCGAAATCAACCGTCACTTCCTAGAAGATGTCAGACTCAAATTTGGCCAGGACAACGAGCGCATATCCCGCATGTCTTTGATTGACGAGAGCGGTGGTCGCTATGTTCGCATGGCTAATCTTGCTTGTGTGGGTAGTCATGCCATTAACGGTGTTGCGGCCCTTCACACAGAGCTACTCAAAGAAACTGTACTTAATGACTTCTATCAGCTCTTCCCAGAGAAATTTATCAACGAAACCAACGGTGTCACGCCTCGTCGCTGGATGGTACTCAGCAATCCTAAACTTACTCGGTTGATCAATCAGCGCATTGGCGACGAGTGGCCCACCGACCTGTTTCAACTCAAGCAGTTAGAATCGTTTGCCGATGATCCGGGCTTTCGCACTGAATGGCGACAGATCAAGCAAGCAAACAAAGAAGCCTTAGCCGTACGCATTGAAAGGGCAACTGGCGTCAAAGTTAGCCCTACCTCGATGTTTGACGTACAGATCAAGCGTATTCATGAGTACAAGCGTCAGCAGCTCAACGCACTGCACATCATTTCGCTCTACCACCAGCTCAAGAGCAATCCGGATCTAAACATTACGCCACGCACCTTTATCTTTGCGGGTAAGGCAGCGCCGGGCTACTTTATGGCTAAGCTCATCATCAAGCTCATCACCTCTGTGGGCCGTGTAGTCAACCGCGACCCAGACATTCGCGATCAGCTTAAAGTCGTTTTCTATCCGAACTACAACGTTACGAACGCACAACCTATTTACCCTGCCTCTGATCTTTCAGAGCAAATTTCGACCGCAGGTTTTGAAGCATCCGGTACAGGCAATATGAAATTTGCTATGAACGGCGCACTGACTATTGGAACTTTAGACGGTGCCAACGTTGAGATTCGCGAAGAAGTTGGCGATGATAATTTCTTCTTGTTCGGACTTCAGGCACACGAAGTTGCTGAGCTCAAAGCCACGGGCTACAGTCCCCGTAAGTATTATGAGGAAAATGAAGGGCTCCGTACCGTCATCGACCTGATTGGCTCTGGTGTCTTCTCCAGCGGAGATACAAAGATGTTCAAACCGTTAATTGATAATCTCTTGAATCAAGATAGATTTATGGTCCTAGCTGATTATCAAGCCTATGTCGATTGTCAAAAACAGGTAGACGCCGCTTATAAAGACCAAGATAACTGGGTTCGCATGTCAATTTTGAACGCGGCTCGTATGGGTAAGTTCTCTTCTGATCGAGCTATTCAAGAATACTGCGATCAGATCTGGAACATTAAGCCTGTTCCTGTGGAGCTACAGGAGTACACCAAAACTCTATCGATGATGACAGATAACAGCACTCGCCTACCCGTATAG